A genome region from Cryptococcus neoformans var. neoformans B-3501A chromosome 8, whole genome shotgun sequence includes the following:
- a CDS encoding hypothetical protein (HMMPfam hit to Iso_dh, Isocitrate/isopropylmalate dehydrogenase, score: 352.3, E(): 6.3e-103), with protein sequence MSPVRVPSHGDGWASTPQTKQVYYIASIPADGIGPEVVEAAITVLKAIAKKRGTFQLDFTNFDWSSETYKKTGRYVPDNHLDILRKFDAILFGAVGAPDVPDHISLWGLRLAICQPLQQYANVRRTRVLPGTESPLRNCKPGQLDWVIVRENSEGEYAGHGGRSHNGYNHEVATEISIFTRVGVERIARFAFQLAQSRPRKKLTYVTKSNAQRNGMVMWDEVVNEVAKEFPDVELDHMLVDAMTVRMVLHPESLDTIVATNLHADILSDLAAALAGSIGIAPTANLDPSRQNPSMFEPIHGSAFDITGKGIANPVATFWTAVEMLEWLGEKEAGQQLMEAVEAVCVDGIKTKDLGGSATTKEVTDAVVKRILQG encoded by the exons ATGTCACCTGTTCGAGTTCCTTCTCACGGCGATGGCTGGGCTTCTACTCCCCAAACCAAGCAAGTGTACTATATCGCTTCCATTCCTGCCGACGGTATTGGACCAGAGGTCGTCGAAGCCGCTATCACTGTGCTCAAGGCCATCGCGAAGAAACGAGGAACTTTCCAGCTCGACTTCACCAACTTTGACTGGTCTTCTGAGACTTACAAGAAGACTGGGAGATATGTACCGGATAATCATCTCGACATCCTCCGCAAGTTTGATGCCATCCT TTTCGGTGCTGTCGGCGCTCCCGATGTCCCTGACCACATCTCTCTTTGGGGTCTCCGACTAGCTATCTGCCAGCCTTTGCAGCAGTACGCCAATGTCCG ACGAACTCGCGTTCTTCCCGGTACCGAGTCACCCCTCCGCAACTGCAAGCCTGGTCAGCTTGACTGGGTAATTGTCCGAGAGAACTCAGAGGGCGAGTACGCCGGTCATGGTGGGAGATCCCACAATGGCTACAACCATGAAGTTGCTACCG aaatctccatcttcactcGTGTCGGGGTCGAGCGAATCGCACGATTTGCTTTCCAGCTCGCTCAATCTCGACCTCGCAAGAAGCTCACCTATGTCACCAAGTCCAATGCCCAACGAAATGGAATGGTTATGTGGGATGAAGTGGTCAATGAGGTTGCAAAGGAGTTCCCTGACGTTGAGCTTGACCACATGCTGG TCGACGCTATGACTGTCCGAATGGTTCTTCACCCTGAGTCGCTCGACACCATTGTAGCCACCAACCTTCACGCCGACATTCTTTCCGACCTTGCAGCGGCTCTTGCTGGATCCATCGGTATCGCTCCCACCGCCAACCTCGACCCCTCTCGTCAAAATCCATCAA TGTTCGAGCCTATCCACGGGTCTGCTTTCGATATCACAGGCAAGGGAATCGCCAACCCTGTCGCAACCTTCTGGACAGCAGTGGAAATGCTCGAATGGTTGGGTGAGAAAGAAGCAGGGCAGCAACTCATGGAGGCTGTCGAAGCTGTATGTGTTGACGGGATCAAGACGAAGGACTTGGGGGGATCAGCTACCACGAAGGAAGTTACAGATGCTGTTGTCAAGAGGATTTTGCAAGGGTAA